A window of Castanea sativa cultivar Marrone di Chiusa Pesio chromosome 1, ASM4071231v1 contains these coding sequences:
- the LOC142643197 gene encoding uncharacterized protein LOC142643197 isoform X1 encodes MEATTSSFKIILGSSSIARRKILAEMGYEFTIMTADIDEKCIRKEKPEDLVMALAEAKADAILSKLQTISNQENDDEQKILIAADTAEAILQRLPIGDYVKDAEPTLLVTCDQVVVYEGVVREKPSSKEEARQFLKDYSGSHAATVGSVLVTNLKTGFRKGEWDRVEIYFHTIPDETIEKLIEEGTVLYVAGGLIIEHPLILPFVKQVVGTTDSVMGLPKALTEKLIKEAL; translated from the exons TTGGGATCATCGTCAATAGCACGTCGAAAAATATTAGCTGAGATGGGATATGAATTCACAATTATG ACTGCAGATATTGATGAAAAATGCATCCGAAAGGAAAAGCCAGAGGACTTGGTTATGGCTCTTGCTGAGGCTAAG GCTGATGCCATCTTATCAAAACTACAAACTATCAGTAATCAAGAGAATGATGACGAACAAAAGATTTTGATTGCGGCTGACACA GCAGAAGCCATCTTACAAAGGCTCCCCATTGGTGACTATGTAAAGGATGCTGAGCCAACATTGTTAGTTACTTGTGACCAA GTGGTGGTCTATGAAGGTGTGGTCAGGGAAAAACCATCCAGTAAGGAAGAAGCACGGCAGTTTTTGAAAG ACTATTCTGGGAGCCACGCAGCAACTGTGGGATCAGTGCTCGTGACAAACCTTAAGACAGGATTCAGAAAAGGAGAATGGGACCGAGTGGAG ATCTATTTCCATACAATACCAGATGAAACCATTGAGAAACTG ATTGAGGAGGGGACTGTGCTTTATGTTGCTGGGGGACTGATCATAGAGCATCCTTTGATACTGCCCTTTGTAAAACAAGTG GTTGGGACAACTGACAGTGTGATGGGACTCCCCAAAGCGCTCACTGAAAAGCTTATAAAGGAGGCCCTCTAG
- the LOC142643197 gene encoding uncharacterized protein LOC142643197 isoform X2: MEATTSSFKIILGSSSIARRKILAEMGYEFTIMTADIDEKCIRKEKPEDLVMALAEAKADAILSKLQTISNQENDDEQKILIAADTVVVYEGVVREKPSSKEEARQFLKDYSGSHAATVGSVLVTNLKTGFRKGEWDRVEIYFHTIPDETIEKLIEEGTVLYVAGGLIIEHPLILPFVKQVVGTTDSVMGLPKALTEKLIKEAL, translated from the exons TTGGGATCATCGTCAATAGCACGTCGAAAAATATTAGCTGAGATGGGATATGAATTCACAATTATG ACTGCAGATATTGATGAAAAATGCATCCGAAAGGAAAAGCCAGAGGACTTGGTTATGGCTCTTGCTGAGGCTAAG GCTGATGCCATCTTATCAAAACTACAAACTATCAGTAATCAAGAGAATGATGACGAACAAAAGATTTTGATTGCGGCTGACACA GTGGTGGTCTATGAAGGTGTGGTCAGGGAAAAACCATCCAGTAAGGAAGAAGCACGGCAGTTTTTGAAAG ACTATTCTGGGAGCCACGCAGCAACTGTGGGATCAGTGCTCGTGACAAACCTTAAGACAGGATTCAGAAAAGGAGAATGGGACCGAGTGGAG ATCTATTTCCATACAATACCAGATGAAACCATTGAGAAACTG ATTGAGGAGGGGACTGTGCTTTATGTTGCTGGGGGACTGATCATAGAGCATCCTTTGATACTGCCCTTTGTAAAACAAGTG GTTGGGACAACTGACAGTGTGATGGGACTCCCCAAAGCGCTCACTGAAAAGCTTATAAAGGAGGCCCTCTAG
- the LOC142643197 gene encoding uncharacterized protein LOC142643197 isoform X3, with product MEATTSSFKIILGSSSIARRKILAEMGYEFTIMTADIDEKCIRKEKPEDLVMALAEAKAEAILQRLPIGDYVKDAEPTLLVTCDQVVVYEGVVREKPSSKEEARQFLKDYSGSHAATVGSVLVTNLKTGFRKGEWDRVEIYFHTIPDETIEKLIEEGTVLYVAGGLIIEHPLILPFVKQVVGTTDSVMGLPKALTEKLIKEAL from the exons TTGGGATCATCGTCAATAGCACGTCGAAAAATATTAGCTGAGATGGGATATGAATTCACAATTATG ACTGCAGATATTGATGAAAAATGCATCCGAAAGGAAAAGCCAGAGGACTTGGTTATGGCTCTTGCTGAGGCTAAG GCAGAAGCCATCTTACAAAGGCTCCCCATTGGTGACTATGTAAAGGATGCTGAGCCAACATTGTTAGTTACTTGTGACCAA GTGGTGGTCTATGAAGGTGTGGTCAGGGAAAAACCATCCAGTAAGGAAGAAGCACGGCAGTTTTTGAAAG ACTATTCTGGGAGCCACGCAGCAACTGTGGGATCAGTGCTCGTGACAAACCTTAAGACAGGATTCAGAAAAGGAGAATGGGACCGAGTGGAG ATCTATTTCCATACAATACCAGATGAAACCATTGAGAAACTG ATTGAGGAGGGGACTGTGCTTTATGTTGCTGGGGGACTGATCATAGAGCATCCTTTGATACTGCCCTTTGTAAAACAAGTG GTTGGGACAACTGACAGTGTGATGGGACTCCCCAAAGCGCTCACTGAAAAGCTTATAAAGGAGGCCCTCTAG
- the LOC142643188 gene encoding 3-ketoacyl-CoA synthase 4 → MDQGRATRLTTANGGSGVVGGGGSVGVQIQQSRRLPDFLQSVNLKYVKLGYHYLISNLLTLCFVPLIIVTLIETSQMELDDIRQLWLHLQYNLVSVVICSAFLVFGLTVYIMTRPKPVYLVDYSCYKPPDHLKAPSHSFMEHSRLTGDFDDSSLEFQRKILERSGLGDDTYVPEAMHAIPPEPTMVAARDEAEKVMFGALDKLFSNCSVKPKDIGILVVNCSLFNPTPSLSAMIVNKYKLRGNIRSFNLGGMGCSAGVIAVDLAKDLLQVHRNTNAVVVSTENITQNWYFGNKKSMLIPNCLFRVGGAAVLLSNKSVDRRRAKYKLVHVVRTHRGADDKAFRCVYQEQDDKGKTGVSLSKDLMAIAGGALKTNITTLGPLVLPISEQLLFFATLLVKKLFNADVKPYIPDFKLAFDHFCIHAGGRAVIDELEKNLQLLPIHVEASRMTLHRFGNTSSSSIWYELAYIEAKGRMRKGNRVWQIAFGSGFKCNSAVWQALRNVRPSHNGPWEDSIHNYPVKTLAE, encoded by the coding sequence ATGGACCAAGGCCGCGCAACCCGTTTAACCACCGCTAACGGTGGCTCCGGCGtcgttggtggtggtggttcgGTTGGTGTTCAGATCCAACAGTCACGTAGGCTTCCGGATTTTCTACAGAGCGTGAATCTCAAGTACGTAAAATTAGGTTACCATTACCTGATCTCGAACCTTTTGACCCTATGTTTCGTTCCTCTAATCATCGTAACCCTAATCGAAACCTCGCAAATGGAACTCGACGACATTCGGCAGCTTTGGCTTCACCTCCAGTACAACCTTGTAAGCGTCGTCATTTGCTCGGCTTTCTTGGTTTTCGGTTTGACCGTGTACATCATGACCCGACCCAAACCCGTTTACCTCGTGGATTACTCATGCTACAAACCGCCCGATCATCTCAAGGCTCCGTCTCATTCCTTCATGGAACACTCTCGCCTCACCGGCGACTTTGACGACTCGTCGTTGGAGTTTCAGCGCAAGATCCTCGAGCGCTCGGGCCTCGGCGACGACACGTATGTGCCGGAGGCGATGCATGCGATTCCGCCGGAGCCGACGATGGTGGCGGCGAGGGACGAAGCCGAAAAGGTTATGTTTGGTGCCTTGGATAAGCTGTTCTCGAATTGTAGTGTGAAACCTAAGGATATTGGTATTCTTGTTGTGAATTGTAGTTTGTTTAATCCAACTCCTTCTCTCTCGGCTATGATTGTGAATAAGTATAAATTGAGGGGTAATATTAGGAGTTTTAATTTGGGGGGTATGGGTTGTAGTGCTGGGGTTATAGCTGTTGATTTAGCTAAGGATTTGTTACAAGTTCATAGGAATACTAATGCTGTTGTTGTGAGCACTGAGAATATCACTCAGAATTGGTATTTTGGGAACAAGAAGTCTATGCTGATACCCAATTGCTTGTTTCGTGTTGGGGGTGCTGCGGTTTTGCTCTCCAATAAGTCTGTGGATCGGAGACGAGCTAAGTATAAGCTCGTTCATGTCGTGAGGACACATCGTGGGGCCGATGATAAGGCCTTTAGGTGTGTTTATCAGGAACAGGATGATAAGGGGAAGACGGGTGTTTCGCTGTCGAAGGATTTGATGGCTATTGCTGGAGGTGCTCTTAAGACTAATATCACCACATTGGGTCCTCTTGTGTTGCCAATTAGTGAGCAGCTTCTGTTTTTTGCGACCCTGCTTGTTAAGAAGTTGTTCAATGCGGATGTCAAGCCTTATATACCGGATTTTAAGTTGGCGTTCGATCATTTTTGTATTCATGCTGGGGGAAGGGCTGTGATTGATGAATTGGAGAAGAATCTTCAGTTGTTGCCAATTCATGTGGAGGCTTCTAGGATGACTCTTCACCGGTTTGGGAATACTTCGTCGAGCTCCATTTGGTATGAGTTGGCCTATATAGAGGCTAAGGGGAGGATGCGCAAGGGCAATCGTGTGTGGCAGATAGCATTTGGAAGTGGTTTCAAATGTAATAGTGCAGTTTGGCAGGCACTTCGGAATGTGAGGCCGTCTCATAACGGTCCTTGGGAAGACAGTATTCACAATTATCCTGTGAAAACACTAGCTGAATAG
- the LOC142617566 gene encoding sugar transporter ERD6-like 6, with amino-acid sequence MSFRDENEDGRDLRKPFLHTGSWYRMGSRQSSMMGSSQTIRDSSISVVACVLIVALGPIQFGFTSGYSSPTQSSITADLGLSVSEYSLFGSLSNVGAMVGAIASGQISEYIGRKGSLMIAAIPNIIGWLAISFAKDYSFLYMGRLLEGFGVGIISYTVPVYISEIAPQNMRGGLGSVNQLSVTIGIMLAYLLGLFVEWRILAVLGMLPCTILIPGLFFIPESPRWLAKMGMTEEFEASLQVLRGFDADISIEVNEIKRSVASTSKRSTIRFAELKQRRYWFPLTIGIGLLVLQQLSGINGVLFYSSTIFETAGITSSNAATCGLGAVQVVATGVTLWLVDRAGRRLLLIISSSGMTVSLLIVAASFYLKDFASEDSTYYSILGIVSVVGVVAMVVTFSLGVGAIPWIIMSEILPINIKGLAGSIATLANWFIAWVVTLTANLLLDWSSAGTFTIYMVLCAFTVVFVTLWVPETKGRALEEIQFSFR; translated from the exons atgagtttCAGGGATGAGAACGAAGATGGGAGGGATCTCAGGAAGCCATTCTTGCACACTGGGAGTTGGTATCGTATGGGGTCAAGGCAGTCCAGTATGATGGGCTCGTCTCAGACCATTCGTGACAGCTCTATCTCTGTCGTAGCTTGTGTTTTGATTGTCGCTTTAGGACCAATCCAGTTTGGTTTCACT TCTGGGTATTCATCACCTACTCAATCCTCAATCACTGCGGATCTTGGACTTTCGGTTTCAGAG TATTCTTTATTTGGTTCCTTATCCAATGTGGGTGCAATGGTTGGGGCAATAGCAAGCGGTCAGATTTCCGAATATATTGGTCGAAAAGGG TCCTTAATGATTGCTGCCATTCCAAATATTATTGGATGGCTTGCCATATCCTTTGCCAAA GATTATTCATTTCTCTACATGGGAAGACTGTTGGAAGGGTTTGGTGTGGGCATAATATCTTATACG GTTCCTGTGTACATATCTGAGATAGCACCTCAGAACATGAGAGGTGGTTTGGGTTCAGTGAACCAG CTTTCAGTCACCATTGGAATAATGCTGGCTTATCTGCTGGGACTTTTTGTTGAGTGGAGAATACTAGCAGTTTTAG GTATGCTGCCATGTACAATATTAATACCTGGTCTATTTTTCATTCCTGAATCTCCTAGATGGCTg GCAAAAATGGGTATGACAGAAGAATTTGAAGCTTCTTTGCAAGTTCTCCGGGGGTTTGATGCTGATATTTCCATTGAAGTAAATGAAATCAAG AGATCTGTAGCATCAACAAGCAAAAGGTCAACTATCCGGTTTGCGGAACTCAAACAAAGAAGATATTGGTTTCCTCTGACG ATTGGAATTGGATTACTTGTTCTGCAACAGCTTAGTGGAATCAATGGCGTCCTATTCTATTCCAGTACCATCTTTGAAACTGCTG GGATTACATCAAGCAATGCGGCTACGTGTGGACTTGGTGCTGTTCAG GTTGTTGCCACTGGAGTGACTCTATGGTTGGTGGACAGAGCAGGGCGTCGGCTTCTTCTTATT aTTTCTTCCTCTGGAATGACCGTTAGCCTCCTAATTGTTGCAGCATCATTCTATCTAAAG GATTTTGCATCAGAGGATTCTACTTATTATAGCATATTGGGCATTGTTTCAGTGGTTGGAGTTGTG GCAATGGTAGTGACCTTTTCACTAGGAGTTGGAGCCATTCCATGGATTATAATGTCAGAG ATTCTTCCAATCAATATTAAAGGCCTTGCCGGAAGTATTGCAACGCTTGCCAACTGGTTCATTGCCTGGGTGGTGACCTTGACCGCAAACTTACTCTTGGACTGGAGCAGTGCAG gaaccttcaccatttatatgGTATTGTGTGCCTTTACTGTGGTATTTGTTACACTTTGGGTCCCTGAAACTAAAGGGAGAGCTCTGGAAGAGATTCAGTTTTCCTTCAGATAa